The Candidatus Woesearchaeota archaeon DNA window CATAGATTACTGCGTCGACGAGCTAAAGCCGATCATAGAGAACCTCAGGAAGATAAGCCCGTTCAAGTGAAAGCCTGTCAAAAATTTTTCATCTGTGGTCGCCTCGCTGTGAACCAGGATGAAAATTGAGGGAAGTCAGATGATTTACCTCGGCCAAACCGAGGCCTGCATATTGCAGACAAAATTGCAGAGCAATTTTGATCAGACATTATCAGACCTCAATTTTCCAACCATTACATAAGCCTGGCAGAATCCACCAAATCCAAAATAATCAGAAGAAATGGTGATAAGATGTACACAAAGGAAGTAATGGATCATTTCACAAACCCGAAGAACAAGGGGAAGCCTGAGAGCTATGATGCAGTCGGAGAAGTCGGCAATATAAGATGCGGCGACGTCATGCACCTGTACATCAAGGTCAAGGAGGACAGGATTGTCGATATAGGCTTCGAGACAATGGGATGCGCAGCAGCGATAGCGACGAGTTCGATGGTCACAGAGCTTGCAAGAGGCAAGACACTTGACGAGGCTGAGAAGATCACATTCAAGGATGTGGTCGATTCATTGGGCGGGCTTCCGATGCTCAAGATGCACTGCAGCAAGCTTGCGATTGACGGGCTTCAGGCCGCTATCAGGGATTACAGGGACAAGATGGGCTGAGATTGGCTAGTTCTTCAGCAAACTATAGAAATGGCCCTTTTTCCTGAGAAGCGCAGGATAGGACCCTGTCTCCTTCAGCCCTTTATCCAGCACAAGTATCTCATCCAGCCACCTGAGGCTCTTGAGGCGGTGAGCGATGAAGATGAGCGTGATGTCAAGCTTTGAGATGTTGTCCAGTATCACAGATTCTGTACCCATATCGAGATTGGATGTGGATTCATCCATTATGAGCACCTGCGGTTCCCTGTACAGCGCCCTCGCGATGTTTATCCTCTGCTTCTCGCCTCCGCTGAGCCTGTAACCCTTCTCTCCTATGCCTGTTTTTATCCCTTCAGGGAGCTTCCTTATGACATCGTCCAGATGGGATATCATTATGCATTCCCGGAAAAGCCTGCTGTTGAATCTTTTGCCCATGGTTATGTTCTCGCTGAAGCTCATGTCGAAAAGTTCGCATTCCTGAGGCACAGCTGATATCCTGCCAAGCAGATCATTGGGCCTTATTGAAGATATGTCCTTGCCTGAGATGATAATCTTACCGCTGTTAGGCTTCGAGAGGCCCAAGAGGATCTTCACGAGAGAGGATTTTCCTGCTCCGCATCTTCCTGCGATGCCTATCTTTTCACCCCGCTTTATCTCATATGTTATGTCAGTCAGGATATTCTTCCTGCCGATCCTGCATGAGACATGGTCTATAATGATGGATTGCCAATCATCCGGGAACTTTTCCCATTCTGCTTGCTGCGTCTTCATCTGGGTGATTGACACCATCCTGCTGAAGCGGTTCTTTATCTCAAGGAACTCAGGCCATTTGTCTGATGCCTTATCCAGAGAGGATCTCAGCTTCTCGAAATACACTGCATATGTCAGCACTGAACCGACAGTTATGATGCCGAGGATAGCATGCCTGGCAAGCAGAAGGATGAAGAGCGCGTATATTACGGCTGCTGAGGACTTGATTATCTTGCTCTTCAGCTGTGAGACCTTTTTTGCGTCTAGGTATGTCCTATGGAGTCTCTGCTCTGACTTTTCAGAATACCTGTGGAAGGATGTCTCTGAGCCGAGGCTCTTGACTGTCAGGATGTTTGCTGAAGCCTCCTGCAGCCTGCCTGTGACATCTTCCTTTGCCTCGCTGAGCCTGTGGTTCCAATATTCTATCTTCCTGTTGAAGAGGAGCATCACCACGATATAGAACATGCCGAAAAGGACAGCGAAAGCAGCATATGATGGGCTTATGGGCGGGAATATCATCATGCTCAGGGTTATTCCGACCAGTATCTCGATGCCATCATTGGCGAGGAGATTCATGAACTGCTGTATCTTATCTGCTCCGCTATTAATCCTTTCGAGCCTCTTGCCTGAATTCTCCTTGCCATGCCAGTCAAGGCCCATCCCCAGCAGAGAATTGACAGCGTCCAGTCTGGCTTTTTTCCTGATGCTGGCAGATATATCATAAAGGTGTATCTTTGCATGGAATCTCAGCAGCACCTGAAGTAATCCTGTAAGTGCTATCAGCAGCACCAGGATATGCAGTTCAGTGTACACCTTTGAAGGGGATGTTATGAAGTCAATGACTTTTCCGAGCAGGTAGGCGATAAGGAACGGTCCTGTGCCTGAGATATATCTCAGCAGGATATAGAAAATAAAAGCTGCCCTGTATCCATTGAGATAGTGCCAATAATCTTTCAGGAAATCAAGGGTCGAGTATCTTATCATGTATTTTTCTGGTGTGCCCATGCCTCTAATCAGGCAAATTTACTATTTAAATTTATATATCCAAAAAGAATTGTTTGATAATATATATTATAAAATATAAAAAAATATTAAACAAGAAAAGGCATAACACTATGTAACAGATATTCTTAAGATAAGGTAGATTATTTAAGAGATTCTACAGATAAATGTCCCACATGATATTTTAGATGGTCTTAAGATTGAAAGATTGAACAATCCAAAGAATGGATTCTGTCATGGGATTAATTTATTTCTATATTATAAATAATTAATTTGTTCAGTTAGGCACCAAACATTTATAAAGAGAACCCCTTTTAGTTAACCTTATATGTCAATGTTCGCAACAAGCTTTACTGTGATGCAGGTCAAGAAGACCCATACAAGCCCATTCAAATACAGCAGGCTGTATATCAGTCCTAATGCTGCGACTTCAAAGAAGAAGTTCCTGGATTTCCTGAATGAGGCAACTGATTTCTGGGGTGACGGAACCTATATCCTGAAGCACCCTGAAGGCCTGTTCGCAAAATTTGATATTGCCAATCACAAGATTAACCTTTACAGGAAATCAGAGAATACCGGAAGAGAATTTCTTTGCTGGTCGCATTTCAACTGAGCCGCTGAGGAAGAGAGTTGACCGGCATGGCCGGCACTTCCTGTTTGGCATTGAACGCATTACTTAGACCACAATTGAGACAGTAATTGAGCCAATAATCGAGGCAGTGATCAAGGCTATAAGAATCCACCGAGATCTTTCTGGTCCAGATTCTCCAGCAGTTTCTCCCTTGAAATGCCGAAGACCTCAAAAATCCGCTCAACAGAAGGGATGAGCTGGTTATCAATATAATACTCATCATCATAATCCTGAGCATCCTCAATAGGCACAGCACGCTCCCTTATCAGTCCTTCTTTACCCATGATGACATAACTAATCATCATGCCGGGCTTTATGGAATACCCGCGGTCCTTCAGCTTCTGGGCAACAGCGACATGCGGAGCTATTGTCTCATACTTGTCCAGCTCCCGCGTAACCTTGGTAGAAAGCACCATCTGGTCAATATCGACTGCCTTATCCTTGATCCTGCCAATCGCATCCCTGAGCAGGCCCAAGGCACCCTCAAGATCATCCCGGATGAGCAGAGCTCCCAGGATATCCTTCTGCACATCCCTGATGAAAGGGCTCACATTGCTGCGGATGGTCTCAAAACCTTTTATGATCAGATTATCATCCTTATCCACCAGGACATATTTCTTCTTCGCACCCTTGGCATCCTCTTTCAGCGGAACAAAGAGAACTGTCCTGAAAACACCCTCAAGATCGAGGCTCATGGGATCAGGAAGACCCTTATTTATCCTTGCCACGACCTCAGAAGGATCAGGAGATGCAAAAATACTGTCTGTGTCAGAGTAAAGCACCTTGAATCCATCGAGCTCGAGCTCATCTATGACATCATGGATGTGCTTCCTGCCGATCCTCGCCACCTCTTCAGCTGCCTTGACTGAATACCATCTCGCAGAACTGAAGCCGAGGTAACCAAAGAAAGCGTTCGCCAGTATCTTGAGATTCTTCTCACGCACATGCAGGGCTTCAGAAGATGACTCACCCCTTGACTCACGCCTCATGATGAGGTCCTTTATCCTCATCCTCCTCGACACAATGGACTCAAGCGACTTCATGAAGAAGCTCTGCCTGTTGCTGCAGAACCAGACTTCAGACTTGCCTGCACAGCATGCGCAGCCTATCGTATCAGGCCCCACATTCCCGGAGAGCATGATAGACGGATAGAGAGACCTGAAATCATACACATAAACATCATGATACACACCAGGGTCCGGCTCCTTGACAAATCCGCCCTTGAAACGCTCCGCCTTCCTCGCCATCGATACACTGAATGAAGGCTTCTGCGGGATAAGGAGACCTGATGCCTTCGCCTGCTTCATGAGATAGCTCTCGACAAGCTGTGAGAAACCGAAAGAGCAGGCATCGAATATGTTGATACCGCAGATCTTGCTGAACTCCATCACCGCTTCCTTCACCTTTCCAAAGAGCCTGAATGCCAGCTCAGCGTCCCTCAGATTATACCTGCAGTATCTGTCAAGCGCAGCTGGCTCCTCTTCCCACACCCTATAAAGGTCCTCTATATCTGCATCGATCTTGCCAAGCCCGATCAGCTCCCTGCTTATGGAATCCAGATCAAAAGAGTCTGTCTTCAGGACATCCCTGAAATGACGGATTATGTACTTGAATACATCAAGGCAGGTCAGGCCTTTTATCATGAACTGGCCCCTCTGGAGATCCAATGAGGAATAATCCATCCCGAAATCCAGCCTCAATCCGTATTTCTCTGCCCTCGCCTTGATATAAGGCCAGTCAAAGGAATCGGAATCAAAGCCGACAAGCACATCAGGAGCCTGCTGGTCAATGAACTGCTTGAACCTCAGTATCATCTCTGCCTCTGAATCCACGAACTCAACATCATCTGCATCGAACCTTTTCCATGTTATGGATCTCCTGAAGCCTTCTGAGAAGAGGCTTATCATGAGGATCGGATAAGCATCAGGATTCGTGTTCCTCCCCTTCGGATTATATGCCTCGATATCAAAAGCGAGCACCTTCAGATTCCCGATGGTGTCACCGTTTGTCGACACATATCTCTTGACCCTTATCACAGGAACCTTCATCTTCGCGGAAACCTGCTCGCCCTCCACCTCTACCAGGCTCAAAGGGGATATATTATTCTCCAGCAGATACTTCTCATCCAGAGGTATATCATGCTCCAGCATCCCTGAAAAGAACCCAGTGTCCATGAGGAGGGAGGACAGTTGCCTGAGATTATGGTGCCTCGTACGGATCTCCAGGCATCTCCTGCCTTCACCGGCATCAGCCTTATTGACGACAAAAGAGATATCCACCACCCTGGAACCGTCAATCATTATCTCAGAGACTGCAGACTGCGCCTGCTTCTCATCAGCATCAGGCCTGAGGCAGGCGAATATGTTCACAGAGAAATTAGCATCCTTCAAGACGACCTTCTGGCCCTCAATCGTGCGGCCGAAGATGTAGAACACAAGGCGGTTCTCCTCGACCTGGTTATAGACATTTGTCGGAAATATCTGATAAAGAGCCATAATCAGCGCAGATAAGCATCGACAATGCTTCTCCTCCATCCCACGTTCAGCAATACCTCTCTTATCTTATCATCCGGGATGCCGGCATTCCTTGCTTTCCTGATATATAACTGCAGATCACGCACCTTACTGGCCTCTGCGAAGACAACATCCACTATATGCCTTGCCCAGCCGGCACTCACAAGGCTCTCAGCGATCTGCTCCTTGGATCTTCCCCTCTCAAGGGCATGCTTGATGTAAAGGAAAAGCTTAGAGAAATCCTCGTGGGCGAAATGCACATTGAAATCCTCAAGATAATGTATCTCATCCCTGATCCCCTGCAGCATCTTCTTCTGGTCAGCGACCGCAGTGAGTATCTCTGATTCCTGGGCAGACACCTTCCTGAGCTCATCCCTGAGATCTTTCCTCCGCTTGGCACTCACAAGCATCTCTATCAGGGAGAAGACCAATATGAAAAGAACGATTATCAGTATGATGAGAGCCCATATATTATCGATAAAATTCAGCGATTCAGGCACTATAATAGCTGCTCCTGTCGGTATTTCCGGCGCCTTCTGCGCCGGCTTCTCCTCAGCCGGCCTGAATATGCATGATTTTGTCAGTGCAGGCATATTCATGCCAGTCTCACATTTATTTACATCGGTGCAGGTCCTTCTCTGGAGATCATCAGACCCGCAAGGCCCATAATCAGAGCAAGTCCAATTAGGCTCGCAGTCGAAACCGCCTTTATCAGCGACTCCGCCCCCTCCTTTCATGATGATAGGAGAGCCACCTGATGGACGACGACAATCCGCAGGGCAATTTGAATATGACTCTCCAGAGTCACAGACCCCATTACCACAGGTCATTGTTCCTGTGAGGCCGTCGACTGTTCCGCTCAGGGAACCACCGCCTCCACCCAATGTGCCTGTGATCTCTGCCAGGACCAGCGGTGCGACCAGCAAAACCATCAGCCAGATGAGGATATTTTTCATTTTCATGGGTAATCCTGTATTCCGTAGTCTGTTGTATATGTGCCAGCATGAGTGCCGAGAGGCAGGATCTGTCTTAATGTTAATGTAGTCTGGATGCCGTTTGTCAAATTTGAATCCTCATCAAACAAGGAGTCGACAACCTGCAAATCCTGATAATCATTTGAGATATCATAAACCCTCTGCTGGCCAGAGCTGTTGGTGTATATCATGGTTGCATAGCCTGCAACAGGTATTGTATATCCATTCGATGACCAATCATCAAGCCTCATCCTCGCCCTGGTGTTGCCGTTATTGAGGCTTATCTGGAACCGGTATTCCCAATAATCAGAGCCATCAGCGACAGCATTTGCCTTAGTTGCCTGCAACCCAAGCAACACAAGACCATATGTGGTGTCTATTGTTGTGTTGGCCTCTTCCACAATATTCCTTGTCTCTTCATTGCCACTTGTATCAGTGGCAACTGCCTCGAATCCATAAGACTGCCCCTCCACACCAAGGAATACAGCACTTGTCAATGGGGTATCATCCATCCAGAGATACCATGAACCATTATAGACCCAGATATCATATGAACCCATCCCCCAGTCTTCGTCCACAGCCCAAGAGACATTGAATTGGAGCGAATTCGTGATGTTGTCAAGCGGATTCACTGTAGCATTCGGAGGCCAGACATCATAATAATAAGCCCTTGTCTCGTCTTCATCAACCACATTTCCAGCCCCATCTGCGCAAAGCAGAAAAATGCGGTTTAGGCCTGGATTGCTTGTCAAGGATATCAGATGTTTGTAACCATAT harbors:
- a CDS encoding iron-sulfur cluster assembly scaffold protein; the protein is MYTKEVMDHFTNPKNKGKPESYDAVGEVGNIRCGDVMHLYIKVKEDRIVDIGFETMGCAAAIATSSMVTELARGKTLDEAEKITFKDVVDSLGGLPMLKMHCSKLAIDGLQAAIRDYRDKMG
- a CDS encoding ABC transporter ATP-binding protein, yielding MGTPEKYMIRYSTLDFLKDYWHYLNGYRAAFIFYILLRYISGTGPFLIAYLLGKVIDFITSPSKVYTELHILVLLIALTGLLQVLLRFHAKIHLYDISASIRKKARLDAVNSLLGMGLDWHGKENSGKRLERINSGADKIQQFMNLLANDGIEILVGITLSMMIFPPISPSYAAFAVLFGMFYIVVMLLFNRKIEYWNHRLSEAKEDVTGRLQEASANILTVKSLGSETSFHRYSEKSEQRLHRTYLDAKKVSQLKSKIIKSSAAVIYALFILLLARHAILGIITVGSVLTYAVYFEKLRSSLDKASDKWPEFLEIKNRFSRMVSITQMKTQQAEWEKFPDDWQSIIIDHVSCRIGRKNILTDITYEIKRGEKIGIAGRCGAGKSSLVKILLGLSKPNSGKIIISGKDISSIRPNDLLGRISAVPQECELFDMSFSENITMGKRFNSRLFRECIMISHLDDVIRKLPEGIKTGIGEKGYRLSGGEKQRINIARALYREPQVLIMDESTSNLDMGTESVILDNISKLDITLIFIAHRLKSLRWLDEILVLDKGLKETGSYPALLRKKGHFYSLLKN